A region of Mauremys mutica isolate MM-2020 ecotype Southern chromosome 2, ASM2049712v1, whole genome shotgun sequence DNA encodes the following proteins:
- the LRRC30 gene encoding leucine-rich repeat-containing protein 30, with protein sequence MGAEHSKDKHQRRMFLLRKGQRLPAWEEALIPGKDPKSLLKRGLRYVSLSLIMKGMTNVPDFLWGLSEVQKLNLSHNQLVVLSPALGKLDRLAVLNLCGNRLKCLPKETGLLRNLKVLFVDMNCLSEVPAELSLCTKLEVLSLSHNCISQLPSSFTDLTNLRKLNLSNNRFVHIPLCVFALRSLDFLHLGSNRLENIAESVQYLVNLQIFIVEDNNIRTLPRSLCSNTALELLNVAYNSIQTLPHDLYLLHRLPKIAWNPMDKGLHISHNPLSRPLPEIVEGGLDLLFNYLKEKKQHN encoded by the coding sequence ATGGGAGCAGAACACTCAAAGGACAAGCATCAGAGAAGAATGTTTTTGCTGAGGAAAGGTCAGAGACTTCCTGCATGGGAAGAAGCTCTTATCCCAGGAAAAGATCCAAAGTCACTGCTGAAGCGTGGATTGCGTTATGTCAGTCTGAGCCTCATAATGAAGGGGATGACAAATGTGCCTGATTTTTTGTGGGGCTTGTCAGAGGTGCAGAAATTGAACCTTTCACACAACCAGCTGGTGGTTCTTTCTCCGGCTTTGGGGAAACTAGACAGATTAGCAGTGCTGAACTTGTGTGGCAATCGCCTCAAGTGTCTGCCTAAAGAGACCGGGCTACTCAGAAACCTGAAGGTTTTATTTGTCGATATGAATTGCCTGAGTGAAGTGCCAGCAGAGCTCAGTCTGTGCACAAAGCTGGAAGTTTTGAGCCTTTCGCACAATTGCATCTCACAACTCCCTTCAAGCTTCACTGATTTGACAAACCTAAGGAAGCTGAATCTGAGTAACAATCGTTTCGTTCACATCCCCTTATGTGTTTTTGCATTGAGGAGTTTAGATTTCTTGCACTTAGGCTCCAACAGACTTGAAAACATTGCAGAAAGTGTCCAGTACCTGGTAAATTTGCAGATCTTTATAGTAGAAGATAACAACATTCGCACCTTGCCACGGTCTCTCTGCTCCAACACTGCACTTGAGTTACTAAATGTAGCTTACAATTCTATTCAGACCCTTCCACATGATCTCTATCTGCTGCACAGATTGCCAAAAATTGCTTGGAATCCAATGGATAAAGGGCTCCATATTTCACATAACCCATTGTCCAGACCACTGCCAGAGATTGTAGAGGGAGGACTGGATTTGCTCTTCAACTACCTTAAAGAGAAAAAGCAACACAACTAA